ATCACGTCTTCGCTCCTGGGCTCGGTCAACTTCATCGTGACCATTTTCCAGCTTCGGGCCAAGGGGCTGACCTTCATGAAGCTGCCGTTCTTCGTTCATGCGCAGCTGGTGACCTCCTTCCTCTTGCTGCTGGCCTTTCCGCCGCTCGAGGCTGCCGGCATCTTCCAGCTCCTGGACCGGGTTCTCAATACCAGCTTCTTCTCGCCCAGCGGCCTGGTCGTCGCCGGCGAGGTGGTCGACAAGGTCGGTGGCGGCAGCCCGCTGCTCTGGCAGCACCTGTTCTGGTTTCTGGCGCACCCGGAGGTCTATGTCTTGATCCTGCCGGCCATGGGCATCGTGGCCGAGGTGATCGCCAACAACACCAGAAAGCCCCTGTGGGGCTACAAGTCGATGGTCTACGCCTCGATCTTCCTCGGTTTCATGTCGTTCATCGTTTGGGCCCATCACATGTTCCTGACTGGAATGGGCACGACCATCAGCTCCTTCTTCCAGACCACGACGATGATCATCTCGGTGCCCTCGGTGGTGATTCTGAGCGCTCTGCTGATCTCGCTCTGGGGGGGCTCGATCCGCTTCAACACCCCGATGCTGTTCGCGCTCGCGTTCCTGCCCATGTTCGGCATCGGCGGTTTGACCGGGCTGCCCCTGGGGCTCGCGCCGACCGATATCCACCTGCACGACACCTACTATGTGATCGGGCATTTCCACTACGTCGTGGCACCGGGGACGATCTTCGCGATCTTCGCCGGGATCTACTACTGGTTCCCGAAGATCACCGGCCGGAAGCTGAGCGAAGGTCTCGGCAAGCTTCATTTCTGGCCGTCGTTCATCTTCATCAACGGCATCTTCGGGCCGATGTTCATCCAGGGCCTGGCCGGCGTGTCGCGGCGGCTCTGGGACGGCGGTCAGCAGTACG
This genomic interval from bacterium contains the following:
- a CDS encoding cytochrome c oxidase subunit I, producing MSVLEKPPPEAEEHTGHHHHDPFWRRYIFSQDHKVIGLQYALTAMFFLLFGFFLMILMRWQLAWPGRPIPLIAGLLGEANAPGGIMLPEFYNQLGAMHGTIMVFLGVVPLLVGAFGNYVVPLQIGAPDMAFPKLNMASYWCYLPGGLVMFSSFFVPGGAANSGWTSYPPLSTIATQGQTWWLIGMVLLITSSLLGSVNFIVTIFQLRAKGLTFMKLPFFVHAQLVTSFLLLLAFPPLEAAGIFQLLDRVLNTSFFSPSGLVVAGEVVDKVGGGSPLLWQHLFWFLAHPEVYVLILPAMGIVAEVIANNTRKPLWGYKSMVYASIFLGFMSFIVWAHHMFLTGMGTTISSFFQTTTMIISVPSVVILSALLISLWGGSIRFNTPMLFALAFLPMFGIGGLTGLPLGLAPTDIHLHDTYYVIGHFHYVVAPGTIFAIFAGIYYWFPKITGRKLSEGLGKLHFWPSFIFINGIFGPMFIQGLAGVSRRLWDGGQQYAHAQPVLEWNVFMSMSAFGLLIAQLPFIVNLFWSIRKGQKVDSNPWQATTLEWAAAPSPPIGHGNFHEVPVVHHGPYEYSAPGAPNGYLPQTAPGKEG